The following coding sequences lie in one Yamadazyma tenuis chromosome 3, complete sequence genomic window:
- the ERG27 gene encoding 3-keto-steroid reductase (COG:I; EggNog:ENOG503NWKM; BUSCO:EOG09262SR7), translating to MSTPNHKVALITGGSSNLGISLAKRLIDNLSRHQKLSIIITSRTLPKAIETIDNINAFAKQHQKSTQLEFDYILVDFGDMVSVLSAYYDLNKKYPHIDYAFMNSVQTCYAGIDWVYAIKDVLKSPVNAVTEAHMKIQKKGLKSHDGMGLMFQGNVFGPYYLLHKIKPLMTGGKIVWVSSSSSGAQYISFNDLQMLENPYPYEGSKRLIDLVHSGTYKSLKSKDNISSYVVNPGIFTSFGFFQYLNFVTFYGMLGLFYLARFLGSTIHNISGYTAANSLISCALKDDERQDKKVVSSTNISGKEYIDYVEIDGTGAEDVVAYLETLCKEWDEKFKNQIVDTRVP from the coding sequence ATGTCAACACCAAACCACAAAGTGGCCCTTATAACCGGGGGATCGTCCAACCTCGGCATTTCGTTGGCCAAAAGACTCATAGACAACCTTTCCCGCCACCAGAAGTTGTCCATAATCATCACTTCTCGTACCTTACCCAAGGCCATAGAAACCATAGACAACATCAATGCATTTGCAAAACAACACCAGAAATCCACCCAATTGGAATTCGACTACATCCTCGTCGACTTTGGAGACATGGTATCGGTGTTGTCGGCATACtatgacttgaacaagaagtacCCGCATATTGACTATGCTTTCATGAACTCAGTTCAAACCTGCTATGCGGGTATCGACTGGGTATATGCAATTAAAGACGTATTAAAGAGCCCCGTCAACGCCGTCACCGAGGCCCACATGAAGATTCAGAAGAAGGGATTGAAGTCCCATGACGGCATGGGGTTAATGTTCCAAGGAAATGTGTTTGGACCTTACTATTTGCTTCATAAGATCAAACCGCTCATGACAGGAGGAAAGATTGTTTGGGTCAGTTCCAGCAGCTCTGGTGCCCAGTACATATCTTTCAATGACTTGCAAATGCTTGAAAACCCTTATCCATACGAAGGGTCGAAGAGATTAATTGATTTAGTCCATTCGGGAACCTATAAATCTTTAAAGTCCAAAGACAATATTAGTCTGTACGTGGTGAACCCAGGAATCTTCACCAGTTTTGGGTTCTTccagtacttgaactttgtcACATTCTACGGGATGCTTGGGTTGTTCTATTTGGCGAGGTTTTTAGGCTCCACCATCCACAACATCTCAGGATATACGGCTGCGAATTCGTTAATAAGTTGTGCATTGAAAGACGATGAAAGGCAGGACAAGAAggtggtttcttcaacgaATATCAGCGGCAAGGAGTACATTGACTACGTGGAAATTGATGGTACCGGGGCAGAGGACGTGGTGGCATATCTCGAAACTCTCTGTAAAGAGTGGGACGAAAAGTTTAAGAACCAGATAGTTGATACGAGAGTGCCTTAA
- a CDS encoding uncharacterized protein (COG:S; EggNog:ENOG503P2UU) yields the protein MDPAGIIKHMNGHRQIALVDYLAVYSDVSLRQLNPKSVHISAVDEKSMVLSYDLTSSANQKHTFNWHDMDENDHISVASMSDINAKLTAMAKYAAAKQGVSHIQVTAYPKWDWIATASVAIWMICSLGCYSPDLIKIKNGPIAGFCKLILPELVLQSMGFCANHCGSILVGTLVLHSIETLLLVVPRVRKYRVPLPERVLWYFFGLLDGNFTVQRFDKLVDSVALSTGVFDI from the coding sequence ATGGATCCCGCCGGAATCATCAAACACATGAATGGCCACCGTCAGATTGCTCTCGTGGATTACTTGGCCGTGTACTCTGACGTCAGCCTCCGCCAATTGAACCCAAAATCTGTTCACATATCGGCTGTTGACGAAAAGTCCATGGTCCTCAGCTACGATTTGACATCTTCTGCTAACCAAAAACACACATTTAACTGGCACGACATGGACGAAAACGACCACATTTCTGTTGCTTCTATGAGCGATATAAACGCCAAATTGACTGCTATGGCCAAATACGCTGCTGCAAAGCAGGGGGTTTCGCATATTCAAGTAACAGCATATCCTAAGTGGGACTGGATTGCAACTGCTTCAGTAGCCATCTGGATGATTTGTTCTTTAGGATGCTACTCTCCAGACCTCATAAAAATCAAAAACGGCCCAATTGCTGGGTTTTGTAAACTTATTCTACCGGAATTGGTACTCCAACTGATGGGATTTTGTGCCAACCACTGTGGAAGCATTCTTGTGGGCACTTTGGTGCTTCATAGCATAGAGACACTCCTTCTTGTGGTTCCGAGAGTGCGCAAGTATAGAGTTCCATTGCCTGAACGGGTGTTATGGTACTTTTTTGGTCTTCTAGATGGAAACTTTACTGTTCAGAGGTTCGATAAGCTAGTCGATTCTGTTGCTTTAAGCACAGGTGTATTTGATATATGA
- a CDS encoding uncharacterized protein (COG:S; EggNog:ENOG503P2UU), whose amino-acid sequence MDPSTKIISHMNGQHQLASVDYLVVYGHVDLSQLAENSAKITAVDDKSFDISYDLKSSPNHKITLKWDEIEDGEGVVVSSMKDIKAKLVAMAKYAANKQGFSHVQITDYPPLSKETALFASLSVIFLIGSYDLNWLKRLLKQNPIFSTLTPFLPGFLWKVLDFSGRNIRTISAGMYIIHVIEILLTTGPALRKYRFPPAQRVAWLFVHFLEGFYSIIKMNKLIESKSH is encoded by the coding sequence ATGGATCCCAGTACTAAAATCATTAGCCACATGAATGGCCAACACCAATTGGCCTCAGTAGACTACCTTGTTGTCTACGGCCATGTCGACTTATCCCAATTAGCCGAAAATTCCGCCAAAATCACGGCTGTGGATGACAAATCTTTTGATATCTCTTACGACTTGAAATCATCCCCCAACCACAAAATTACCCTTAAATGGGACGAAATCGAAGACGGTGAAGGTGTCGTTGTTTCTTCCATGAAAGAtatcaaggccaagttggtggcCATGGCCAAGTACGCTGCAAACAAACAGGGCTTTTCTCATGTGCAAATTACTGACTATCCTCCACTTTCAAAGGAAACGGCCCTTTTCGCTTCACTCTCGGTGATTTTCCTTATTGGATCGTACGACctcaactggttgaagcggttgttgaaacaaaaTCCAATTTTCTCGACCTTGACCCCGTTCCTTCCTGGGTTTTTGTGGAAAGTTTTGGACTTTAGTGGTAGGAACATTCGTACTATTTCTGCCGGAATGTATATCATTCATGTGATAGAGATTTTGCTTACTACCGGGCCAGCGTTAAGAAAGTATAGATTTCCACCGGCACAGAGGGTAGCTTGGTTGTTTGTTCACTTTCTCGAAGGTTTTTATTCGATTATAaagatgaacaagttgattgagTCCAAGCTGCATTGA
- the GPH1 gene encoding Non-essential glycogen phosphorylase (COG:H; EggNog:ENOG503NVUR; CAZy:GT35), with the protein MSDFVTPTELPSPSPRLKRTNTGFTPNQIIALDSSIPEGSKLVWLKNSKLKPFNPSVSYKERTATNKNDKGTFEQSFVNHVETTLARNMFNCDELAAYQASSIAIRDELILDWANTQQKQTVHDSKRVYYLSLEFLMGKAMDNALINLAARDNASDSLKELGFNLEDVLQQEPDAALGNGGLGRLAACFVDSLSSKNYSGWGYGLNYQYGIFKQLIVDGYQVEAPDYWLKYSNPWEVLRHEIQIPVDFYGYVYETYDTNSGKPKKVWNGGQRVLAVAVDYPIPGYNTDNTNNLRLWQAKPTEEFDFTKFNAGDYEQSVSAQQAAESITSVLYPNDNFDKGKELRLKQQYFWVSASLHDIIRRFKKTHLNNWTKLPDKIAIQLNDTHPTLAIVELQRILVDLESLEWDEAWGIVTQVFAYTNHTVMAEALEHWPVEVVGRLLPRHLEIIYEINYFFLKAVESEFPNDRELLTRVSIIEEHFPKSVRMAHLAIVGSHKTNGVAELHSELIKTTIFKDFVTIFGTDRFTNVTNGITPRRWLRQANPELAKFISEALDDPQYNYLTSLTDLKKLERFVEDDEFLTKWDGIKYNNKVRLAKLIKDTTGVEVDPSVMFDVQVKRIHEYKRQQLNIFAIIYRYINIKKLLSQGVSIDDIKLKHFISKCSIFGGKAAPGYYMAKTIIHLVNAVGEVVNNDPEIGNLLKVVFIPDYNVSKAEIICPGSDLSNHISTAGTEASGTSNMKFAMNGGLIIGTVDGANVEITREIGEENIFLFGNVAESVDELRHKHTYNGVQVSDALGEVFAAIESGIFGDYNEYKALVESIKDHGDHYLISDDFDLFLDCHKRLEKVFGHHGGDANDKDHLHNWVKKSVISVANMGFFSSDRCIDEYAENIWNMEPSNA; encoded by the coding sequence ATGTCAGACTTCGTCACACCCACGGAATTGCCGCTGCCGCTGCCTCGGCTCAAGAGAACCAACACCGGGTTCACCCccaatcaaatcattgCGTTGGACTCTTCCATCCCCGAAGGGTCCAAGCTCGTATGGCTCAAGAATAGCAAATTGAAACCTTTTAATCCGTCTGTGTCATACAAGGAGAGAACTGCCACAAACAAGAACGACAAGGGTACGTTCGAACAGTCGTTTGTCAACCATGTGGAAACCACCTTGGCCAGAAACATGTTCAATTGTGACGAGTTGGCCGCGTACCAGGCCAGTTCTATTGCCATTAGAGACGAATTGATTTTAGATTGGGCCAACACCCAGCAGAAACAGACGGTGCATGACAGCAAGCGGGTGTACTATCTCTCgttggagtttttgatggGTAAGGCCATGGACAATgccttgatcaacttggctgCAAGAGACAATGCTTCGGAttccttgaaggaattgggCTTCAATTTGGAAGACGTGTTGCAGCAGGAGCCGGATGCCGCGTTGGGTAACGGGGGGTTGGGCCGGTTGGCGGCGTGCTTCGTCGACTCGCTCAGCTCCAAAAACTACTCGGGCTGGGGTTATGGCTTGAATTACCAGTACGGGATCTTCAAGCAATTGATTGTGGACGGATACCAGGTCGAGGCCCCCGATTACTGGTTGAAGTACTCGAACCCGTGGGAGGTATTGAGGCACGAGATCCAGATCCCGGTGGATTTCTATGGGTATGTGTATGAAACCTACGACACAAACTCCGGTAAACCCAAGAAGGTGTGGAATGGCGGACAGCGGGTGTTGGCAGTGGCAGTGGACTATCCAATTCCCGGATACAACACCgacaacaccaacaacttgcGTTTGTGGCAAGCCAAACCCACCGAGGAGTTTGACTTCACAAAGTTCAATGCTGGAGACTACGAACAGTCAGTTTCGGCCCAACAGGCAGCCGAGAGCATCACCTCAGTTTTGTACCCCAACGACAACTTCGATAAGGGCAAGGAATTGCGGTTGAAACAACAGTATTTCTGGGTGTCGGCCTCGTTGCACGACATCATTCGTCGGTTCAAGAAAACTCATCTCAACAATTGGACCAAGCTCCCCGACAAGATTGCTATTCAGTTGAATGACACCCACCCTACGTTGGCCATTGTCGAGTTACAGCGGATcttggtggacttggagAGCCTTGAATGGGACGAAGCCTGGGGTATCGTCACCCAGGTGTTTGCTTATACCAACCATACGGTGATGGCCGAGGCCTTAGAACACTGGCCCGTCGAGGTAGTGGGACGGTTGTTGCCTCGGCACTTGGAGATCATCTACGAGATCAACtactttttcttgaaggcTGTTGAGTCTGAGTTCCCTAACGACAGAGAGTTGTTAACGAGGGTTTCGATCATCGAGGAGCATTTCCCCAAGTCGGTGCGTATGGCGCACTTGGCCATCGTGGGATCCCACAAGACCAACGGGGTGGCCGAGTTACACTcggagttgatcaaaaccaccattttcaagGACTTTGTCACGATCTTTGGTACCGACCGTTTCACCAACGTAACCAACGGGATCACTCCCAGAAGATGGTTGAGACAGGCCAACCCggagttggccaagttcatCAGTGAGGCCTTGGATGACCCTCAATACAACTATTTGACCAGCTTGACcgacttgaagaagttggagcGGTTTGTTGAGGACGATGAGTTTTTGACCAAATGGGATGGCATCAAGTATAATAATAAGGTACggttggccaagttgatcaaagataCTACCGGGGTGGAGGTGGATCCTTCGGTGATGTTTGATGTCCAGGTGAAGAGAATCCATGAGTACAAGAGACAGCAGTTGAATATTTTCGCCATCATCTACCGGtacatcaacatcaagaagttattGTCGCAGGGAGTTTCTATCGAtgacatcaagttgaagcacTTTATATCCAAGTGCtccatttttggtggaaaagcGGCTCCTGGATATTATATGGCCAAAACCATCATCCACTTGGTTAACGCCGTGGGAGAAGTCGTCAACAACGACCCGGAAATTGGAAACTTattgaaggtggtgtttATTCCCGATTACAACGTGTCAAAGGCCGAAATCATCTGTCCCGGATCCGACTTGCTGAACCACATTTCCACTGCTGGAACCGAGGCGTCAGGTACTTCCAACATGAAGTTCGCCATGAACGGGGGTTTAATCATTGGAACCGTTGATGGAGCCAACGTTGAAATCACCCGTGAAATAGGCGAGGAAAAcatctttttgtttggaaaCGTTGCCGAGTCCGTGGATGAGTTAAGACATAAGCATACCTACAATGGTGTACAAGTGTCTGACGCTTTGGGTGaggtttttgcagccattgaaTCGGGTATTTTTGGTGACTACAACGAGTACAAGGCGTTGGTTGAGAGTATCAAGGATCATGGCGACCACTACTTGATCAGTGACGACTTTGACTTGTTCTTGGACTGCCACAAGCGGTTAGAGAAGGTGTTTGGCCACCATGGTGGAGATGCTAATGATAAAGACCATTTACACAACTGGGTGAAGAAGTCGGTGATTAGTGTAGCCAACATGGGGTTCTTCTCGTCAGACCGGTGCATTGATGAGTATGCAGAGAATATCTGGAACATGGAGCCATCCAACGCGTAG
- the KEX1 gene encoding Cell death protease (MEROPS:MER0000413; BUSCO:EOG092623WR; EggNog:ENOG503NVHT; COG:O), which translates to MFVQAVFVESLHFKRDSDRSQFLVSKLPGLQENFKDSEIPLMFAGQLELYKENDTHLFFWKYSDNNIEPEYKKRTIFWLNGGPGCSSMDGALMEVGPFRIDSNLKVTKNPGSWHQAGDVVFVDQPAGTGFSYSKEFDHDLDQVSWQFLRFMEVYFEMFPEDADNEIYFAGESYAGQYIPYIADGILKRNKNLKEGQNPYNLKGLLIGNGWIAPDVQSLSYLPYAVAAGIINTNHPAWTKILKQHEKCQNAANNMNGDSLSDFAIVDDICEGILTTLLYETKDNSAAANQQCFNMYDYTLKDSYPSCGMNWPPDLVNVNPFLNSLDNQASLNLILKKKWHECSGRVGSRFTAKKSYPAVKLLPGILEQIPVVLFNGNRDIICNYIGTENFIKQMEWNGATGFQEDYAYDWVYDGQTSGYIKTERNLTFINIFDASHMVPFDKPELSRSLIDVLLKNFDIETVDIPGDTEKKAIVTYPLGVRKLHQEVPQPSSTTAAPTSTNTQVTGSFTQFASSGAAASSPAEPSSSSVPAEDKASGSSRITRIIQLVVLVIIIWGVYMLYSTYKSRPSSIIRTGPSGRKKNVQWADQLRSFQNDEEVPPSGLLNKALGVFRRGDTRGNYTPTDTDDYLEDIEMGENLVPGNVDHFIVDSEDEEEVRKSGT; encoded by the coding sequence ATGTTTGTCCAAgcggtgtttgtggagagTCTCCACTTCAAGAGAGACTCCGATAGATCCCAGTTCTTGGTGTCCAAACTCCCAGGACTTCAGGAAAACTTTAAGGATCTGGAGATTCCTTTGATGTTCGCAGGACAACTAGAATTGTACAAGGAAAACGATACTCATTTGTTTTTTTGGAAGTACTCCGACAACAACATCGAACCGGAGTATAAGAAGAGAACCATCTTCTGGCTTAATGGCGGGCCTGGCTGCTCGTCGATGGACGGGGCGTTAATGGAGGTGGGTCCGTTCCGAATTGATTCCAATTTGAAAGTCACCAAGAACCCCGGTCTGTGGCACCAGGCCGGTGACGTGGTATTTGTGGACCAACCTGCCGGAACCGGGTTCAGCTACTCCAAGGAATTTGACCACGACTTGGACCAGGTGCTGTGGCAATTTTTACGGTTTATGGAAGTGTACTTTGAGATGTTTCCTGAAGATGCTGACAACGAGATCTACTTTGCTGGTGAGAGCTACGCAGGCCAATATATTCCCTACATTGCCGATGGAATTTTGAAACggaacaagaacttgaaggaaggCCAAAATCCCTACAATTTGAAAGGGTTGTTGATTGGTAACGGGTGGATTGCGCCTGACGTACAGAGTTTATCTTACTTGCCATACGCGGTGGCGGCGGGTATAATAAACACCAACCACCCGGCATGGACCAAGATCCTCAAGCAGCACGAAAAATGTCAGAATGCCGCCAATAACATGAATGGGGACAGCTTAAGTGACTTTGCTATTGTTGACGATATCTGTGAGGGCATTTTGACAACTCTTCTTTATGAGACCAAAGACAACTCGGCCGCGGCCAACCAGCAATGCTTCAACATGTACGACTACACGTTGAAGGATTCATACCCTTCGTGTGGAATGAACTGGCCGCCAGATTTAGTGAACGTGAACCCATTTTTGAACTCACTCGACAACCAAGCATCGTtaaacttgattttgaagaagaaatggcACGAATGTTCGGGCAGGGTTGGCAGCCGGTTTACGGCCAAGAAGTCTTATCCTGCCGTGAAGTTGCTCCCAGGAATTTTGGAGCAAATTCCCGTGGTATTGTTCAACGGGAACAGAGACATTATTTGCAATTACATCGGGACCGAGAACTTCATCAAGCAGATGGAGTGGAATGGGGCCACAGGCTTCCAAGAAGATTACGCATATGACTGGGTCTACGATGGCCAGACTCTGGGGTATATTAAAACCGAAAGAAACTTGACGTTtatcaacatctttgatGCCTCACACATGGTTCCATTCGATAAACCCGagctttcaagaagtttgatCGACGTTTTactcaagaactttgacATAGAAACCGTTGACATACCCGGAGACACCGAGAAGAAGGCCATTGTCACGTATCCGCTTGGAGTCCGTAAGTTACATCAAGAGGTTCCCCAGCCTTCGAGTACAACTGCAGCCCCTACTTCGACCAACACCCAAGTGACTGGCTCGTTCACCCAATTTGCATCGTCCGGTGCTGCAGCTTCCAGTCCTGCTGAACCTTCAAGCTCTTCTGTCCCTGCTGAAGATAAGGCCTCGGGTCTGAGTCGTATCACCAGAATCATccagttggtggtgttggtgatcaTTATATGGGGGGTTTATATGTTGTATTCAACATATAAACTGAGACCATCGTCCATCATCAGAACAGGGCCATCGGGcagaaagaagaatgtTCAATGGGCAGACCAATTGAGACTGTTCCAGAATGATGAGGAAGTACCACCGTCTGGATTGTTAAACAAAGCCCTTGGAGTGTTTCGTAGAGGAGATACCAGGGGGAACTATACTCCAACCGACACGGATGACTACTTGGAAGACATAGAAATGGGAGAGAACTTGGTGCCGGGAAATGTGGACCATTTCATTGTTGAcagtgaagatgaagaagaggtgCGCAAGAGTGGGACGTGA
- the yml6 gene encoding mitochondrial 54S ribosomal protein uL4m (BUSCO:EOG09264NNY; EggNog:ENOG503NXR2; COG:J) gives MFKQVIRGLATEAKFNIRQPPKYTLGSVRSFPSLEPHQFVPLPTQFLGLPTRRDLLWSAVVFEADRARVGSGNAMTKSDQLYSHKKLRPQKGSGRARVGDANSPHRDNLIKAHAITAPHDWSTKLPVKIYNKAMATALSEQYQLGRVYIVGETDKSLDNDNEKSILDFNYEYPETMKQFIRDHHLNKMNLLFITDGQRDNLLKATELSTGKADVLVKDAVEVRDVLKANRIYIELPALQWLIGRYM, from the coding sequence ATGTTCAAGCAGGTAATACGTGGATTGGCCACCGaagccaagttcaacatcCGCCAGCCTCCCAAGTATACGTTGGGTAGCGTGCGGTCGTTCCCCTCGTTGGAGCCCCACCAGTTTGTGCCTCTCCCCACCCAGTTTCTTGGGTTGCCCACCAGAAGAGATTTATTGTGGAGTGCAGTGGTTTTCGAAGCTGACAGAGCCAGAGTCGGATCCGGCAATGCTATGACCAAAAGTGACCAGCTCTACTCGCATAAGAAGTTGCGGCCCCAAAAGGGTAGTGGTAGAGCCAGAGTTGGTGATGCCAACTCTCCTCACAGAGACAACTTGATTAAGGCCCATGCCATCACTGCCCCACACGACTGGTCCACCAAGCTTCCGGTGAAAATATATAACAAGGCGATGGCCACGGCGTTGTCGGAACAGTACCAGCTTGGCCGAGTGTATATTGTGGGAGAAACCGACAAATCTCTTGATAACGATAATGAAAAATCCATTCTTGACTTCAATTACGAGTACCCAGAGACCATGAAACAGTTCATTCGGGATCAccacttgaacaagatgaaCTTGTTGTTTATCACCGACGGCCAACGGGACAATTTGCTCAAGGCCACCGAATTGTCCACTGGTAAAGCCGATGTGTTGGTGAAAGATGCGGTGGAGGTGAGAGATGTTTTGAAGGCCAACCGGATATATATTGAGTTGCCCGCCTTGCAGTGGCTCATTGGCAGATACATGTAA
- the RPS18 gene encoding 40S ribosomal protein uS13 (EggNog:ENOG503P2B2; COG:J; BUSCO:EOG09264YEG) — translation MSLVVQEEGSFQHILRLLNTNIDGRIKIMYALTKIRGVGRRYSNLVCKKADVDLNKRAGELTQEELERVVTIMQNPTNYKIPAWFLNRQKDQVDGKDYHVLANQLESKLRDDLEKLKKIRAHRGIRHFWGLKVRGQHTKTTSRGR, via the exons ATGTCTTtagttgttcaagaagaaggatcCTTCCAACACATTTTACG TTTATTGAACACCAATATTGATGGTAGAATCAAGATCATGTACGCCTTGACCAAGATCAGAGGTGTCGGTAGAAGATACTCCAACTTGGTTTGCAAGAAGGCCGATGTtgatttgaacaagagAGCTGGTGAATTgacccaagaagaattggaaagagTTGTCACCATCATGCAAAACCCAACCAACTACAAGATTCCAGCCTGGTTCTTGAACAGACAAAAGGACCAAGTTGACGGTAAGGACTACCACGTCTTGGCCAATCAGTTGGAatccaagttgagagatgatttggaaaaattgaagaagatcagAGCTCACAGAGGTATCAGACACTTCTGGGGATTGAAGGTCAGAGGTCAACACACCAAGACCACTTCCCGTGGTCGTTAA
- the YOX1 gene encoding Homeobox protein yox1 (EggNog:ENOG503P33A; COG:K), with product MASTPPPPTAAPKKRKHEKSFAFISHSVKTFPNQEPSIDNAPLARRKRRRTSPNELNILNQQFLLGSTPNKLRRIEIANTVCMTEKAVQIWFQNKRQSIRKQNHHEKEVTELPPTPDMTLSTSSVDTSMNTMLSPVISSTPIKPHLHKSQSFASPGTSMLESPILQRSASVGSGSHKPESSTPNSSFITEDSSNNSFVIHQIKKKQPVLFNNNNSSTMTFKLSKFKVHSDAPKTNKIQNLLNSVADEPVRKPLGEISGNSQRQNTKVVTDGVQSLLSLREGNWK from the coding sequence ATGGCCTCAACTCCTCCTCCTCCCACCGCCGCTCccaaaaagagaaaacACGAAAAGTCCTTCGCATTCATTTCGCACTCGGTCAAAACCTTTCCCAACCAGGAACCATCCATCGACAATGCTCCTCTCgccagaagaaaaagaagaagaacgtCGCCCAACGAACTCAACATTCTCAACCAGCAATTCCTTCTTGGACTGACTCCCAATAAACTTCGCCGAATTGAAATCGCAAACACCGTGTGTATGACTGAAAAAGCGGTGCAGATCTGGTTCCAAAACAAGAGACAGAGCATCCGcaaacaaaaccaccacGAAAAAGAGGTCACTGAGCTTCCTCCCACCCCTGACATGACTCTCTCCACCAGTTCTGTCGACACCTCCATGAACACCATGCTCTCACCTGTCATTAGTTCCACCCCCATCAAACCCCATTTGCACAAGTCCCAGTCCTTCGCCAGTCCGGGCACTCTGATGCTCGAATCGCCCATTCTCCAGCGCTCAGCCTCCGTGGGCTCGGGGTCCCACAAGCCTGAGTCGTCTACTCCCAACCTGTCGTTCATTACCGAGGATTCCTCCAATAACCTGTTTGTAATCCACCAGATTAAGAAGAAACAGCCGGtattgttcaacaacaacaacagctcAACCATGACGTTCAAGTTGAGTAAGTTCAAGGTGCACAGTGATGCTCCCAAAACTAATAAGATCcagaacttgttgaatagTGTGGCCGATGAGCCCGTGAGAAAGCCTTTAGGAGAGATTAGTGGCAACAGTCAGAGACAGAACACGAAGGTGGTGACGGACGGTGTGCAGAGCTTGTTGTCATTGAGGGAAGGGAACTGGAAATAA